Proteins encoded together in one Pseudoroseomonas cervicalis window:
- a CDS encoding pentapeptide repeat-containing protein, with product MRAPILLPVLLALTLGPVLWPAASALAGCADPPAPAVDWRRCLLDGRDLSGADLSGAVLRETSFARGRLTGARLAGVEAPGARFTSAEASEADFTGAVLRGAEFTRATLRGARLVRADLRGARFFRADLTGAELTGARLDGADLSTATLDGALWVDGETRCAAGSVGACQ from the coding sequence GTGCGCGCGCCAATCCTCCTTCCGGTTCTCCTTGCCCTGACCCTGGGTCCCGTCCTCTGGCCGGCCGCCTCGGCGCTGGCCGGCTGCGCCGACCCGCCCGCGCCCGCGGTGGATTGGCGGCGCTGCCTGCTGGATGGCCGGGATCTCTCCGGCGCCGATCTGTCCGGCGCCGTGCTGCGCGAGACCAGCTTCGCGCGCGGCCGGCTGACCGGGGCGCGGCTGGCGGGGGTGGAGGCGCCGGGGGCGCGCTTCACCTCGGCCGAGGCCAGCGAGGCCGATTTCACTGGCGCGGTGCTGCGCGGCGCGGAATTCACCCGTGCCACGCTGCGCGGCGCCCGGCTGGTGCGGGCCGATCTGCGCGGTGCCCGTTTCTTCCGCGCCGACCTGACCGGGGCCGAGCTGACCGGCGCCCGGCTGGACGGCGCGGATCTGTCCACCGCCACCCTGGACGGCGCGCTCTGGGTGGATGGGGAGACGCGCTGCGCCGCCGGTTCCGTGGGGGCCTGCCAATGA